The following proteins are encoded in a genomic region of Corallococcus silvisoli:
- a CDS encoding LOG family protein, which yields MPEVTVRSVCVFCGSRSGVRAEYRDAASKLGAALARRGLTLVYGGASVGLMGAVADAVLAGGGKAVGVLPHFMDAKELGHPRLTELHRVDSMHSRKAMMAERADAFIALPGGFGTLDELFEIVTWAQLGLHRKPMGLLDVDGFFQPLLALVGRMVEAGFVPETQRMPFAVEASADALLDRLLAGPSMPATPKWLKGGQQT from the coding sequence ATGCCCGAAGTCACCGTGCGAAGCGTCTGCGTGTTCTGCGGTTCGCGCTCAGGCGTGCGCGCCGAGTACCGCGATGCCGCCTCCAAGCTGGGCGCGGCGCTGGCCCGGCGCGGGCTGACGCTCGTCTACGGCGGAGCCAGCGTGGGGTTGATGGGCGCGGTGGCGGACGCGGTGCTCGCGGGCGGCGGCAAGGCCGTGGGCGTGCTGCCGCACTTCATGGACGCGAAGGAGCTGGGCCACCCGCGCCTGACGGAGCTGCACCGGGTGGACTCCATGCACTCGCGCAAGGCGATGATGGCCGAGCGCGCGGACGCCTTCATCGCCCTGCCCGGCGGCTTCGGCACCCTGGACGAGCTGTTCGAGATCGTCACCTGGGCCCAGCTGGGCCTGCACCGCAAGCCCATGGGCCTGCTGGACGTGGACGGCTTCTTCCAGCCGCTGCTCGCGCTGGTGGGGCGCATGGTCGAAGCGGGCTTCGTCCCGGAGACCCAGCGCATGCCCTTCGCGGTGGAGGCGTCAGCGGACGCGCTCCTGGACCGGCTGCTCGCGGGGCCCTCGATGCCCGCGACGCCGAAGTGGCTGAAGGGCGGCCAGCAGACCTGA
- a CDS encoding ParB/RepB/Spo0J family partition protein, with the protein MPRHGEGVGGDVTSEGIAPSGAGGTRTDLPGEAAPASQAAQASSNGEEVHAQGAEVPAGSETDSSRAGPSGGEGGESSASAAGADGTASQPGANSGSDGAVSATGSEGSASAGEGDSAGAVSGADATSRTRLDASSEAQGSGAAADAPTGPGRYVELSSGQDVPDASGAGSDGGGGEAKDVLAEQRSGPVSGADEALLGAGIWDVASRASQEESGSGDDVRDDSEAGSDDDAATPEGEPPAEALAPRVMGQVTAMVLPLERLEEDTTFRLRDEGDVSELATDLARLGQLFPVDVRPRGEERYQLICGFRRVAALRFLKRDQVQVRVHETLSDEDALLLSLAEAIHASPVEHDVLEAKRDTLEAEGRLTAPVRDMLEKALATEETLAPEGVEEEIDADELAVDVAQRMGALNQDLSLLADVFAALDESRRAELLMQLRYSAQLVAYLEGL; encoded by the coding sequence GTGCCGCGGCATGGAGAGGGCGTGGGTGGAGACGTGACTTCGGAAGGCATCGCTCCGTCAGGAGCGGGTGGGACACGGACGGACCTGCCCGGCGAAGCCGCTCCGGCGTCGCAGGCGGCGCAAGCGTCCTCGAACGGCGAGGAGGTCCATGCCCAGGGGGCGGAGGTCCCCGCGGGCAGCGAGACGGACTCGTCACGGGCTGGCCCGTCGGGCGGCGAAGGCGGGGAGTCCTCTGCCTCCGCGGCGGGTGCCGACGGCACGGCGTCCCAGCCCGGCGCGAACTCTGGTTCGGACGGCGCGGTGTCCGCGACGGGCTCGGAAGGGAGCGCGTCGGCGGGCGAGGGTGACTCGGCCGGTGCCGTGAGCGGTGCGGACGCGACGTCGCGGACCCGCCTGGATGCCAGCAGCGAGGCGCAGGGAAGCGGCGCGGCGGCGGACGCCCCCACGGGTCCTGGCCGCTACGTGGAGCTGTCGTCCGGCCAGGACGTGCCGGACGCGTCTGGGGCAGGCAGCGACGGCGGCGGCGGCGAGGCGAAGGACGTGCTGGCGGAGCAGCGGTCCGGCCCCGTGTCCGGTGCGGATGAAGCGCTCCTGGGCGCCGGCATCTGGGATGTGGCGAGCCGCGCGAGCCAGGAGGAATCTGGCTCCGGGGACGACGTGCGAGACGATTCCGAAGCAGGCTCCGACGACGACGCGGCGACCCCCGAAGGGGAGCCCCCCGCGGAGGCCCTGGCGCCTCGCGTGATGGGACAGGTGACGGCGATGGTGCTGCCGCTGGAGCGACTGGAGGAGGACACCACCTTCCGCCTGCGGGACGAGGGCGACGTGTCCGAGCTGGCCACGGACCTGGCGCGACTGGGGCAGCTGTTCCCGGTGGACGTGCGCCCGCGCGGCGAGGAGCGCTACCAGCTCATCTGCGGCTTCCGGCGCGTGGCGGCGCTGCGCTTCCTCAAGCGCGACCAGGTGCAGGTGCGCGTGCACGAGACGCTGTCCGACGAGGACGCGCTGCTCCTGTCCCTGGCGGAGGCCATCCACGCCTCGCCGGTGGAGCATGACGTGCTGGAGGCCAAGCGCGACACGCTGGAGGCCGAAGGCCGGCTGACGGCGCCGGTGCGCGACATGCTGGAGAAGGCGCTCGCCACCGAGGAGACGCTGGCGCCGGAGGGCGTGGAAGAGGAGATCGACGCGGACGAGCTGGCGGTGGACGTCGCGCAGCGCATGGGGGCCCTCAACCAGGACCTCTCGCTGCTCGCGGACGTGTTCGCCGCGCTGGACGAGTCGCGCAGGGCGGAGTTGCTGATGCAGCTGCGCTACTCGGCGCAGCTGGTGGCGTACCTGGAGGGACTGTAG
- the bacP gene encoding bactofilin BacP, whose protein sequence is MATAKELAGNTVDNTVVGPSILISGRLTGDEDLTVRGRVEGELTLSRTLIVEPSGVVKANVAVKNAIVSGVVVGNINATESVELTREGRMVGDIRAPRVIIVDGASFRGRVDMGDVEPGRLPAERPAVTRPQAVTRPTVRPGATPPRPPPPVAPQRTAPTPPPPPARTPPASAAPATVVARPAAKPLPPPPPAAPTYTPRAAEPPRPVFTEQASSASAPVPPVMGAGAKKKVVVKKKTR, encoded by the coding sequence GTGGCCACCGCCAAGGAGCTTGCAGGCAACACCGTAGACAACACCGTGGTGGGGCCCTCCATCCTCATCAGCGGTCGGCTCACGGGTGACGAGGACCTCACGGTCCGCGGGCGCGTGGAGGGCGAGCTGACCCTCAGCCGCACCCTCATCGTGGAGCCGTCCGGCGTGGTGAAGGCCAACGTGGCGGTGAAGAACGCCATCGTCAGCGGCGTGGTGGTGGGCAACATCAACGCCACCGAGAGCGTGGAGCTCACCCGCGAGGGCCGCATGGTGGGCGACATCCGCGCCCCCCGCGTCATCATCGTCGACGGCGCCAGCTTCCGCGGCCGCGTGGACATGGGCGACGTGGAGCCGGGACGTCTGCCGGCCGAGCGCCCCGCCGTGACGCGCCCCCAGGCCGTCACGCGTCCCACGGTGCGCCCCGGCGCGACCCCGCCGCGGCCTCCGCCGCCCGTCGCGCCGCAGCGCACGGCCCCGACGCCGCCCCCGCCTCCGGCGCGCACGCCGCCCGCGTCGGCGGCACCGGCCACGGTCGTGGCCCGCCCGGCGGCCAAGCCGCTGCCGCCGCCGCCGCCCGCGGCGCCCACCTACACCCCGCGCGCGGCTGAACCCCCGCGCCCGGTGTTCACTGAGCAGGCGAGCAGTGCCTCCGCGCCCGTTCCCCCCGTGATGGGTGCTGGCGCGAAGAAGAAGGTCGTGGTGAAGAAGAAGACCCGCTAG
- the nadB gene encoding L-aspartate oxidase encodes MPHRFDFVVMGGGVAGLSFALQAARHGTVAVLTKRERGEGNTAYAQGGIASVLSPTDTFDSHIEDTLVAGAGLCHRDAVEVTVREGPTRLKELVALGAEFDRRGGGEFDLTREGGHSARRVIHSGDITGREVQRALLAACDEQPNITFFQNTAAIDLILDRRPHAPAASRCVGTYALLEDGSIERFLSKVTVLATGGAGKVYLYTSNPDVATGDGVAMAYRAGARVANMEFYQFHPTCLFHPEAKSFLISEALRGEGGKLRLKGGQTFMERYHAMRDLAPRDVVARAIDAELKRTGNDCVYLDMTHLGRAYLTERFPNIYATCKAFNIDMAVQPIPVVPAAHYQCGGVVTDLHGRTNVPGLYAIGEVSCTGLHGANRLASNSLLEGLVFGHRAVQVAAAELADLSHPKEDPPAWDSGAAVDSDESVVVTHNWDEIRRLMWNYVGIVRTDKRLMRARRRLELLREEIRDYYWRFKVTRDVIELRNIAEVAHLIVDCASRRKESRGLHYTLDYPHTDEHQGTRDTVLSREL; translated from the coding sequence ATGCCCCATCGGTTTGATTTCGTGGTCATGGGCGGCGGAGTGGCCGGCCTGTCGTTCGCCCTCCAGGCGGCCCGGCATGGCACGGTCGCGGTGCTCACCAAACGGGAGCGCGGCGAAGGCAACACCGCCTACGCGCAGGGGGGCATCGCCAGCGTGCTCTCCCCCACGGACACGTTCGACTCGCACATCGAGGACACGCTCGTGGCGGGCGCGGGCCTGTGCCACCGCGACGCGGTGGAGGTGACGGTGCGCGAAGGGCCCACGCGCCTCAAGGAGCTGGTCGCGCTGGGCGCGGAGTTCGACCGGCGGGGCGGCGGCGAGTTCGACCTCACGCGCGAAGGCGGTCACTCCGCCCGCCGGGTCATCCACTCAGGTGACATCACCGGCCGCGAGGTCCAGCGCGCGCTCCTGGCCGCGTGCGACGAGCAGCCCAACATCACCTTCTTCCAGAACACGGCCGCCATCGACCTCATCCTGGACCGCCGTCCGCACGCCCCCGCGGCCAGCCGGTGCGTGGGCACGTACGCGCTGCTGGAGGACGGCTCCATCGAGCGCTTCCTGTCCAAGGTGACGGTGCTGGCGACGGGCGGCGCGGGCAAGGTGTACCTCTACACGTCCAACCCGGACGTCGCGACGGGCGACGGCGTGGCCATGGCGTACCGCGCGGGCGCGCGCGTGGCGAACATGGAGTTCTACCAGTTCCACCCCACCTGCCTCTTCCACCCGGAGGCCAAGAGCTTCCTCATCAGCGAGGCGCTGCGCGGCGAGGGCGGCAAGCTCCGGCTCAAGGGCGGCCAGACGTTCATGGAGCGCTACCACGCCATGCGGGACCTGGCGCCGCGCGACGTGGTGGCGCGCGCCATCGACGCGGAGCTCAAGCGCACGGGCAACGACTGCGTCTACCTGGACATGACGCACCTGGGCCGCGCGTACCTCACCGAGCGCTTCCCCAACATCTACGCCACCTGCAAGGCCTTCAACATCGACATGGCCGTGCAGCCCATCCCCGTGGTGCCCGCGGCCCACTACCAGTGCGGCGGCGTGGTGACGGACCTGCACGGGCGCACCAACGTGCCGGGCCTCTACGCCATTGGCGAGGTGTCCTGCACGGGCCTGCACGGCGCCAACCGGCTCGCGTCCAATTCGCTCCTGGAGGGCCTGGTGTTCGGCCACCGCGCGGTGCAGGTGGCCGCGGCGGAGCTCGCGGACCTGTCGCACCCGAAGGAGGACCCGCCGGCCTGGGACTCCGGCGCCGCGGTGGACTCCGATGAGAGCGTCGTCGTCACCCACAACTGGGATGAGATCCGCCGCCTGATGTGGAACTACGTGGGCATCGTGCGCACGGACAAGCGGCTGATGCGCGCGAGGCGCCGGCTGGAGCTGCTGCGCGAGGAGATCCGCGACTACTACTGGCGCTTCAAGGTCACCCGGGACGTCATCGAGCTGCGCAACATCGCGGAGGTGGCGCACCTCATCGTGGACTGCGCGAGCCGCCGCAAGGAGAGCCGGGGCCTGCACTACACCCTGGACTACCCCCACACCGACGAGCACCAGGGCACGCGCGACACCGTGCTGTCCCGGGAGCTGTGA
- a CDS encoding rhomboid family intramembrane serine protease, which yields MSRPRRMLDDLPGPSGLDDAQAPEPRGRDGDGPPPAPPAPPRVLPTPFVCYAIMAGAVGMFFLTRGMGQPVTGPDGTPLGSLPPLALYGPAVRAGEYWRLLGMVFEHGSVLHLFFNMSVVYTLGMSLERAIGSPRFLALSLVTALGGSAFALFFNFDTVTVGASGMILGWGGAMLPISTLQGRRDLMFWLVQVAVISLLPGVSWSGHLGGFVFGLPCGMALRQGPKFYSRAIPVLLFIAAALAVVAAHPGRLGGL from the coding sequence ATGTCCCGTCCGCGCCGAATGCTGGATGATCTCCCGGGCCCGTCCGGCCTGGATGACGCGCAGGCCCCCGAGCCGCGCGGCCGGGATGGCGACGGCCCGCCCCCGGCCCCGCCCGCCCCCCCGCGCGTGCTGCCCACGCCCTTCGTCTGCTACGCCATCATGGCCGGCGCGGTGGGGATGTTCTTCCTGACCCGAGGCATGGGGCAGCCCGTGACGGGGCCGGACGGGACGCCCCTGGGAAGCCTGCCGCCGCTGGCGCTCTATGGGCCGGCGGTGCGCGCCGGGGAGTACTGGCGGCTGCTGGGCATGGTGTTCGAGCACGGCAGCGTGCTGCACCTGTTCTTCAACATGTCCGTCGTCTACACGCTGGGCATGTCCCTGGAGCGCGCCATCGGGAGCCCGCGCTTCCTGGCGCTGTCGCTCGTCACCGCGCTGGGCGGCTCCGCGTTCGCGCTCTTCTTCAACTTCGACACCGTGACGGTGGGCGCGTCCGGGATGATCCTCGGCTGGGGCGGCGCGATGCTGCCCATCTCCACGCTGCAGGGCCGGCGGGACCTGATGTTCTGGCTGGTGCAGGTGGCGGTCATCAGCCTGCTGCCCGGCGTGAGCTGGTCGGGCCACCTGGGGGGCTTCGTCTTCGGCCTGCCCTGCGGCATGGCCCTGCGCCAGGGACCGAAGTTCTACTCGCGCGCCATCCCCGTGCTGCTCTTCATCGCCGCGGCGCTCGCCGTGGTCGCCGCCCATCCCGGGCGGCTCGGAGGACTCTAG
- the pyrE gene encoding orotate phosphoribosyltransferase, translated as MAEPLVRDRARLLEVLTQRSFERRRVVLSSGKESDFYIDCKRTALLAEGHYLIGRLLLEAIRRDAPAAVAAGGLTLGADPLASAVSLTSFLEGKDPLHAFIVRKEPKGHGTGQWIEGLSALSPGAPVAIVEDVVTTGASTLKAIERAKLEGLTVLGAFALVDRLEGGREAVEAAGHRLTTLFTRKDFIP; from the coding sequence ATGGCGGAACCGCTCGTTCGCGACCGCGCCCGGCTCCTGGAGGTGCTCACGCAGCGCTCCTTCGAGCGCCGCCGCGTGGTGCTGTCCTCCGGCAAGGAGTCGGACTTCTACATCGACTGCAAGCGCACGGCGCTGCTCGCCGAGGGCCACTACCTCATCGGCCGGCTGCTGCTGGAAGCCATCCGGCGGGACGCCCCGGCGGCGGTGGCCGCGGGCGGACTGACGCTGGGCGCGGACCCGCTCGCGTCGGCGGTGAGCCTGACCAGCTTCCTGGAGGGCAAGGACCCGCTGCACGCGTTCATCGTGCGCAAGGAGCCCAAGGGCCACGGCACGGGCCAGTGGATTGAAGGCCTGTCCGCCCTGAGCCCCGGCGCCCCCGTGGCCATCGTGGAGGACGTGGTGACGACGGGCGCGTCCACCCTCAAGGCCATCGAGCGCGCGAAGCTGGAGGGCCTGACGGTGCTGGGCGCCTTCGCGCTGGTGGACCGGCTGGAAGGTGGACGGGAGGCGGTGGAGGCCGCTGGCCACCGCCTCACCACCCTGTTCACGCGCAAGGACTTCATCCCGTGA